From the genome of Nakamurella flavida, one region includes:
- a CDS encoding zinc-dependent alcohol dehydrogenase, with protein MAVRAATLVGPGAIEVREYPLPTELEPGAILLDMIASGICGTDKHTFRGETVQYAGTAKERRTPFPIIQGHENIGTVRALGPGGALAHDGTPLRIGDRVVPAPNRACGTCRNCQRGFPYYLCANLENYGNSLTSTTAPHLFGGWAQSLHLLPGTAVFRVPEDLPSEVAVLTEIFAVTHSLERAAAVRRPGGFLPGDTVVVVGVGSLGMAHLVKAHLMGAGRVIAVDRSAKRLALARRLVDADTVLVGEDPASVRAEVMALTDGDGADLAVNATGFPGSFATAIGLVRDAGTIVEVGAFVDMGAEAFNPAVICGRNLTVMGTGGEDLQAYAGTLALLARHHTSIPFAEMVSHVFPIADAALAVETSLDAENATKVLVSDVLPARTP; from the coding sequence ATGGCGGTACGGGCGGCGACCCTGGTGGGCCCCGGCGCGATCGAGGTGCGGGAGTACCCGCTCCCCACCGAGCTGGAACCCGGCGCGATCCTGCTGGACATGATCGCGTCGGGCATCTGCGGGACCGACAAGCACACCTTCCGCGGCGAGACCGTCCAGTACGCCGGGACGGCCAAGGAGCGCCGCACCCCGTTCCCGATCATCCAGGGGCACGAGAACATCGGCACCGTCCGGGCTCTCGGCCCGGGCGGGGCCCTCGCGCACGACGGCACCCCGTTGCGCATCGGCGACCGCGTGGTGCCTGCCCCGAACCGGGCCTGCGGGACGTGCCGCAACTGCCAGCGCGGTTTCCCGTACTACCTCTGCGCGAACCTGGAGAACTACGGCAACTCGCTGACCTCGACCACCGCCCCCCACCTGTTCGGCGGCTGGGCGCAGTCGCTCCACCTGCTGCCCGGGACGGCGGTGTTCCGCGTCCCGGAGGACCTGCCCTCCGAGGTCGCGGTGCTGACCGAGATCTTCGCCGTCACGCACAGTCTGGAGCGGGCGGCCGCCGTCCGACGCCCCGGCGGATTCCTGCCCGGCGACACCGTGGTCGTCGTCGGGGTCGGTTCCCTGGGCATGGCCCACCTCGTCAAGGCCCACCTGATGGGAGCCGGTCGGGTCATCGCCGTGGACCGGTCGGCCAAGCGGTTGGCGCTGGCCCGCCGGTTGGTCGACGCCGACACCGTGCTCGTGGGCGAGGACCCGGCCTCGGTGCGTGCCGAGGTGATGGCCCTGACCGACGGCGACGGGGCGGACCTCGCGGTCAACGCCACCGGCTTCCCCGGCTCGTTCGCCACCGCGATCGGCCTGGTCCGGGACGCCGGCACCATCGTCGAGGTCGGCGCATTCGTCGACATGGGCGCCGAGGCGTTCAACCCGGCGGTGATCTGCGGCCGCAACCTGACGGTGATGGGCACCGGCGGGGAGGACCTGCAGGCCTACGCCGGCACCCTGGCCCTGCTCGCCCGCCACCACACGAGCATCCCGTTCGCCGAGATGGTGTCCCACGTCTTCCCGATCGCCGACGCGGCCCTGGCCGTCGAGACCTCCCTGGACGCGGAGAACGCGACCAAGGTGCTCGTCTCCGACGTCCTGCCCGCCCGGACCCCCTGA
- a CDS encoding isopenicillin N synthase family dioxygenase: MSVDFTVPVVDIGPYVRDDGSPADRARVAAEMDAACRTVGFVQILGHGVPTQVTDGLAGAMDDFFGQDLEVKKTYRTPPHINRGYAPPKSESLSLSLGVEAATRMNDFFEAFNVGAARSDYPAGVTPEDSADDYAENLWPAATAGFDGEAYRAAVQAYFVEARRVARTLTRVFADALDVPADFFATRTDHSLDVLRMNNYALPPGLVDLDGELTGMGEHTDYGIVTVLWADRVAGLQVLDTDGDWHDVSPIEGGLLVNLGDLTARWTNERWMSTLHRVKPPVVDGTIRRRRSAAFFHDGNIDAVISTIGSCIGQDGAHYPDITVGEHIRAKLRGSRAGERNTAAEREAARVLSAKS; the protein is encoded by the coding sequence GTGAGCGTCGATTTCACCGTCCCCGTCGTCGACATCGGCCCCTACGTGCGGGACGATGGCAGCCCCGCCGACCGGGCGCGGGTGGCCGCCGAGATGGATGCGGCCTGCCGGACGGTGGGCTTCGTGCAGATCCTCGGCCACGGGGTGCCGACGCAGGTCACCGACGGCCTGGCGGGTGCCATGGACGACTTCTTCGGTCAGGACCTCGAGGTCAAGAAGACCTACCGCACGCCGCCGCACATCAACCGCGGGTACGCGCCGCCGAAGAGCGAATCGCTCAGCCTGTCCCTCGGGGTCGAGGCGGCCACCCGGATGAACGACTTCTTCGAGGCGTTCAACGTGGGCGCGGCCCGCTCGGACTACCCGGCCGGGGTCACCCCCGAGGACAGCGCCGACGACTACGCCGAGAACCTCTGGCCGGCCGCGACGGCGGGGTTCGACGGCGAGGCCTACCGCGCCGCTGTCCAGGCCTACTTCGTCGAGGCCCGCCGGGTGGCCCGCACGCTGACCCGGGTGTTCGCCGACGCGCTCGACGTCCCCGCCGACTTCTTCGCCACCCGCACCGACCACTCGCTGGACGTGCTGCGGATGAACAACTACGCGCTCCCGCCCGGCCTGGTCGACCTGGACGGCGAACTGACCGGGATGGGCGAGCACACCGACTACGGCATCGTCACCGTGCTGTGGGCCGACCGGGTCGCCGGGCTGCAGGTGCTGGACACCGACGGCGACTGGCACGACGTCAGCCCGATCGAGGGCGGGCTGCTGGTCAACCTCGGTGACCTCACCGCCCGCTGGACCAACGAGCGCTGGATGTCCACCCTGCACCGGGTCAAGCCGCCCGTGGTCGACGGCACCATTCGCCGCCGCCGCTCCGCCGCGTTCTTCCACGACGGCAACATCGACGCCGTCATCTCCACCATCGGGTCCTGCATCGGCCAGGACGGCGCCCACTACCCGGACATCACCGTCGGGGAGCACATCCGGGCCAAGCTCCGTGGATCCCGGGCCGGGGAGCGCAACACCGCCGCCGAGCGGGAGGCCGCCCGGGTGTTGTCCGCCAAGTCCTGA
- a CDS encoding acyl-CoA dehydrogenase has protein sequence MSHYRSNLRDLEFALFEVLGAQDRMGVGPFAEMDEETARGVLHELETVAVGPVAASFVDGDRNPPVYDPATFSVTMPESFRKTYETFHDGEWFRLELPSDLGGYGATPSLRWAAAELVLGANPALFMYSGGPNFGVVVHRNGTPDQQKIAGHMINRNWGSTMVLTEPDAGSDVGAGRTKAVRQADGTWHLEGVKRFITSGDQDMTENIIHLVLARPEGEGIEPRPGTKGLSLFVVPKFHFDLETGESGERNGAFVTGVEHKMGLKVSTTCELSLGLNGTPAVGYLLGDKHDGIAQMFQIIEYARMLVGTKAIATLSTGYLNALEYAKERVQGADLTRASDKTAPRVTITHHPDVRRILMKQKAYAEGLRAVYLYTAGWQDRIALESEAGGESGATVRARQVNDLLLPVVKGVGSERAYENLALSLQVFGGSGYTQDYPIEQYIRDAKIDTLYEGTTAIQAQDFFFRKVVKDNGKALGVVAGEIGEFIARTRAADTDGAFKNEMALLETALGDVQTMIGTMVGFAMASMSTPESVYQVGEHAVSLLMSVGDLLIGHLLLREGTVAAAALAGSPVAKDVDFYTGKVAVSRWFARNVLPELTARRAIVAAADTSLMEVPEGAF, from the coding sequence ATGAGTCACTACCGTTCCAATCTCCGTGACCTGGAGTTCGCCCTGTTCGAGGTGCTCGGCGCCCAGGACCGGATGGGTGTCGGGCCGTTCGCGGAGATGGACGAGGAGACGGCCCGCGGCGTCCTGCACGAGCTGGAGACGGTGGCCGTCGGACCGGTGGCCGCCTCGTTCGTGGACGGCGACCGCAACCCGCCGGTGTACGACCCGGCGACGTTCTCGGTGACCATGCCCGAGTCGTTCCGCAAGACCTACGAGACGTTTCACGACGGCGAGTGGTTCCGCCTGGAGCTGCCGAGCGACCTGGGCGGCTACGGCGCGACCCCGAGCCTGCGCTGGGCGGCGGCCGAGCTGGTGCTGGGCGCGAACCCGGCATTGTTCATGTACTCCGGCGGGCCCAACTTCGGTGTCGTGGTCCACCGCAACGGCACCCCGGACCAGCAGAAGATCGCCGGCCACATGATCAACCGCAACTGGGGTTCGACCATGGTGCTCACCGAGCCCGACGCGGGCAGTGATGTCGGCGCCGGCCGGACGAAGGCCGTGCGTCAGGCCGACGGCACCTGGCACCTGGAGGGCGTGAAGCGGTTCATCACCTCCGGCGACCAGGACATGACCGAGAACATCATCCATCTGGTGCTGGCCCGCCCCGAGGGCGAGGGCATCGAGCCGCGGCCGGGCACCAAGGGACTGAGCCTGTTCGTCGTGCCCAAGTTCCACTTCGACCTGGAGACCGGGGAGAGCGGCGAGCGCAACGGCGCCTTCGTGACCGGCGTGGAGCACAAGATGGGGCTCAAGGTCTCCACCACGTGCGAACTCAGCCTGGGTCTGAACGGCACCCCCGCCGTCGGATACCTGTTGGGCGACAAGCACGACGGCATCGCCCAGATGTTCCAGATCATCGAGTACGCCCGGATGCTGGTCGGCACCAAGGCCATCGCCACGCTGTCCACCGGGTACCTCAACGCGCTGGAGTACGCCAAGGAGCGCGTCCAGGGCGCCGACCTGACCCGCGCCTCGGACAAGACCGCGCCACGGGTCACCATCACCCACCACCCCGACGTCCGCCGGATCCTGATGAAGCAGAAGGCGTACGCGGAGGGGCTCCGCGCGGTCTACCTGTACACCGCGGGCTGGCAGGACCGGATCGCCCTGGAGAGCGAGGCGGGCGGCGAGTCCGGCGCGACCGTGCGCGCCCGGCAGGTCAACGATCTGCTGCTACCCGTCGTCAAGGGCGTCGGCTCCGAGCGCGCGTACGAGAACCTCGCCCTGTCGTTGCAGGTCTTCGGCGGCTCCGGCTACACCCAGGACTACCCGATCGAGCAGTACATCCGGGACGCCAAGATCGACACCCTGTACGAGGGCACCACCGCCATCCAGGCCCAGGACTTCTTCTTCCGCAAGGTCGTCAAGGACAACGGCAAGGCCCTCGGTGTCGTCGCCGGTGAGATCGGCGAGTTCATCGCCCGCACCCGCGCCGCCGACACCGACGGGGCGTTCAAGAACGAGATGGCCCTGCTGGAGACGGCTCTCGGCGACGTGCAGACCATGATCGGCACCATGGTCGGCTTCGCGATGGCCTCGATGAGCACGCCGGAGTCGGTCTACCAGGTCGGCGAGCACGCGGTCAGCCTGCTGATGAGCGTCGGCGATCTACTCATCGGCCACCTGCTGCTCCGTGAGGGCACCGTCGCCGCGGCCGCGCTGGCCGGTTCCCCCGTGGCCAAGGACGTCGACTTCTACACCGGCAAGGTCGCCGTCTCCCGCTGGTTCGCCCGCAACGTGCTACCCGAGCTGACCGCCCGCCGCGCCATCGTGGCCGCCGCCGACACCTCGCTCATGGAGGTGCCGGAAGGGGCGTTCTGA
- a CDS encoding bifunctional 3'-5' exonuclease/DNA polymerase, which yields MVTVLQQVGDTPPAWTCTPLDPAGVPGPTGPPVDAAAVTGLAGRVLWDATDAVYPSALAAGARIPRVHDITLTERLLLGREGRHGEPLSAAAVLARLAGSPVPADPPPVVPEGHPELFAAVPRRSGTTDPTGLGRVWADQVRRIGDDNALRLLVAAESAGALAAVEMTRAGLPWDAAVHGRLLTDALGARPPTGRRPPRMRELAERIDAAFGFPVNPDSAVDLRGAFQRVGHDVESTRAWVLQSVDHPAVPDVLAYKELARLHTANGWAWLDEWVQQGRFHPGYVPAGVVSGRWAARGGGVLQIPRLLRTAVRADPGHLLVVADAAQLEPRVLAAVSGDEALQRASAAEDLYGVVAREGFGGDRNSAKTAVLGAMYGATAGEAGRLVPVLYRQYPQAMGCVQAAAEAGERGRTVRSVLGRQAPAPSAAWSEAVLAGSVPEAGEAAARRARQVARERGRFTRNFLVQASAADWAAVWLSGVRRDLAGLPGAELVLFQHDELVVHCPAEHAPAVGEVLRQAAEDARALVFPGSAVRTPVDPVAVGCYADAK from the coding sequence GTGGTCACCGTCCTGCAGCAGGTGGGTGACACGCCACCGGCCTGGACGTGCACCCCGCTCGACCCCGCGGGGGTACCCGGCCCGACCGGACCGCCGGTGGACGCCGCCGCCGTCACGGGCCTCGCCGGGCGCGTGCTGTGGGACGCCACCGACGCCGTCTATCCGTCGGCACTCGCCGCCGGCGCCCGGATCCCCCGGGTGCACGACATCACCCTGACCGAGCGCCTCCTGCTGGGCCGTGAGGGGCGACACGGCGAGCCGTTGTCGGCTGCGGCCGTCCTGGCCCGGCTGGCCGGCAGTCCCGTCCCCGCGGATCCGCCGCCCGTGGTGCCGGAGGGCCATCCCGAGTTGTTCGCCGCGGTGCCCCGCCGCTCGGGGACGACGGACCCGACCGGGCTCGGCCGGGTCTGGGCCGATCAGGTCCGCCGGATCGGTGACGACAACGCCCTGCGTCTGCTGGTCGCCGCGGAGAGTGCCGGGGCGCTGGCCGCGGTGGAGATGACCCGGGCCGGCCTGCCGTGGGACGCCGCGGTGCACGGTCGGCTGCTCACCGATGCCCTGGGCGCCCGCCCCCCGACGGGCCGGCGGCCCCCGCGGATGCGCGAACTCGCCGAGCGCATCGACGCCGCGTTCGGTTTCCCGGTGAACCCCGATTCCGCCGTCGACCTGCGCGGCGCTTTCCAGCGGGTGGGGCACGACGTGGAGAGCACGCGCGCGTGGGTGCTGCAGTCCGTCGACCACCCGGCGGTGCCGGACGTGCTGGCCTACAAGGAGCTGGCGCGGCTGCACACCGCGAACGGGTGGGCGTGGCTGGACGAGTGGGTGCAGCAGGGCCGGTTCCACCCCGGCTACGTCCCGGCCGGGGTGGTGTCGGGGCGGTGGGCCGCGCGGGGTGGCGGCGTCCTGCAGATCCCCCGGCTGCTCCGGACCGCCGTCCGGGCCGACCCCGGGCATCTGCTGGTGGTGGCCGACGCCGCCCAGCTCGAACCGCGGGTGCTGGCCGCGGTGTCGGGGGACGAGGCGCTGCAGCGGGCCTCGGCCGCGGAGGACCTGTACGGGGTGGTGGCCCGGGAGGGGTTCGGCGGTGACCGGAACAGTGCGAAGACCGCCGTCCTCGGCGCCATGTACGGGGCGACGGCCGGCGAGGCGGGTCGGTTGGTGCCCGTGCTGTACCGGCAGTACCCGCAGGCGATGGGCTGCGTGCAGGCGGCGGCGGAGGCGGGTGAGCGCGGCCGCACCGTGCGGTCGGTGCTCGGTCGGCAGGCGCCCGCACCGTCCGCGGCGTGGAGCGAGGCGGTCCTGGCCGGGTCGGTGCCCGAGGCGGGGGAGGCTGCGGCCCGGCGGGCCCGTCAGGTCGCCCGCGAGCGGGGTCGGTTCACCCGGAACTTCCTGGTGCAGGCCTCGGCGGCCGACTGGGCCGCGGTCTGGCTGTCCGGGGTGCGTCGTGACCTGGCCGGGTTGCCCGGGGCCGAGTTGGTGCTGTTCCAGCACGACGAGCTCGTCGTGCACTGCCCGGCCGAGCACGCTCCGGCGGTCGGCGAGGTGCTGCGGCAGGCCGCGGAGGACGCCCGCGCGCTGGTGTTCCCCGGTTCGGCCGTCCGGACGCCCGTCGATCCGGTCGCCGTCGGCTGCTACGCCGACGCGAAATGA
- a CDS encoding class F sortase, translating to MTGLDRQPTTGPDRRRARRWLAAAGTAGVLLLGACGSPQTTAPQPGADVAGTLAPRSSTVAAAPSSSAPASPTPAVDPPSSVSSAEPAPDTTPPADTPAADPAPVGDTAAPVPPTAPAPEAVAPLPESPPVSLSVPAIGVTSALLDLGLNDDGTVEVPPLDEPESKAGWYRNSPDPGSLGPSIILGHVDSKKYGPGVFYELGALKPGDTIEVTRQDNTVAVFTIDAVRSYPKSDFPTLDVYGNLDHAGIRLITCGGEFDPAASSYESNIIAFGTLTSSRPA from the coding sequence ATGACCGGCCTCGACCGTCAGCCCACCACCGGCCCTGACCGGCGTCGCGCGCGGCGGTGGCTGGCCGCGGCCGGCACGGCGGGCGTGCTGCTGCTGGGCGCCTGCGGGTCGCCGCAGACCACCGCTCCCCAGCCCGGCGCCGACGTGGCCGGCACGCTGGCCCCGCGTTCGTCGACGGTCGCCGCGGCTCCCTCGTCCAGCGCCCCGGCGTCACCCACCCCCGCGGTCGATCCGCCGTCGTCGGTGTCCTCGGCCGAACCGGCTCCCGACACCACCCCGCCCGCCGACACCCCGGCGGCCGACCCGGCTCCCGTGGGCGACACCGCGGCGCCCGTCCCGCCGACCGCGCCCGCTCCGGAGGCCGTCGCGCCCCTTCCTGAGTCACCCCCGGTGAGCCTGTCCGTCCCGGCCATCGGGGTCACCTCGGCCCTGCTCGACCTGGGGCTGAACGACGACGGCACCGTCGAGGTCCCGCCGCTGGACGAGCCCGAGAGCAAGGCCGGCTGGTACCGCAACTCCCCGGATCCGGGGTCCCTCGGGCCGTCGATCATCCTGGGTCATGTCGACTCCAAGAAGTACGGACCGGGCGTCTTCTACGAGCTGGGCGCACTCAAGCCGGGCGACACCATCGAGGTGACGCGGCAGGACAACACCGTCGCGGTCTTCACCATCGACGCCGTCCGCTCCTACCCCAAGTCGGACTTCCCCACCCTGGACGTCTACGGCAACCTCGACCACGCCGGCATCCGGCTGATCACCTGCGGCGGCGAGTTCGACCCCGCCGCGAGCAGCTACGAGTCCAACATCATCGCCTTCGGCACGCTGACCTCGTCCCGCCCGGCCTGA
- a CDS encoding copper resistance D family protein — MVIWPAERTRSPIRVGTVPPAAERTATSWVLPAVLLCGLLGLAAALVLGGAAAPTLVAGLPDAGGATTWALPAAVHLAQAAAVLSLGALLVPALLRGLPADRVVTPVARAQHTAVAAGAVAVLTTVLVYGLTLSDLVGRPLLAAVTSAGLAELADFRPGRVLIVTALLGLAATAAAAGRSVTARRTALPLAAAALGSWALGGHTAQGSEDITAPAMLVHVLAAGAWVGGLAAVVLFLRAGVLAHALPRFSALALGCWIAVGTSGVIVAAVRLGSFSSLLGSGYGRVVLAKLAALLVLGGFGLWHRTRLAAAVREGATGTRRAVLRLAGVELLVMGATMGLAAGLSRTPPPAAHLTGHDSAHGTPRIEGMLGHKIPVVSVENVAILWRPDVLVLTLTALALVGYLRSARRAGTLRTAPTAAALAAAVVLTLVTSSGVATYSSAVWSITVGVLTVSGVLVPVLIALARPAGSSCPRLLARPAPAVLAVAALAWSAAWLLTPLARLATSTPLLFTVAVLGAVLWGSAFLIRLAGAPAGPSTRTAAGLWWGGQALIGVALLVGGAAAARPWFAELNLAWIYPGDDERTAALLCLGILAAALVLRLLTTPAAPRTGAPPAEPRRTATGVEPTRNSSGSSPIVHPVGAE; from the coding sequence ATGGTCATCTGGCCGGCCGAACGCACGCGGTCCCCGATCCGGGTCGGCACGGTCCCGCCCGCAGCGGAGCGCACGGCCACCTCGTGGGTGCTGCCCGCCGTCCTGCTCTGCGGCCTGCTCGGTCTGGCCGCCGCCCTCGTGCTGGGTGGCGCCGCCGCACCGACCCTGGTCGCCGGGCTGCCCGACGCCGGCGGCGCCACCACCTGGGCTTTACCGGCAGCCGTCCACCTCGCGCAGGCGGCCGCCGTGCTGAGTCTCGGCGCACTGCTCGTGCCCGCACTGCTCCGGGGGCTCCCCGCCGACCGGGTCGTCACCCCCGTGGCGCGCGCCCAGCACACCGCGGTCGCCGCCGGTGCCGTCGCCGTGCTGACCACCGTGCTCGTCTACGGCCTCACCCTGTCCGATCTCGTCGGCCGGCCGCTGCTGGCCGCGGTCACCTCTGCCGGCCTCGCCGAACTCGCCGACTTCCGGCCCGGCCGCGTCCTCATCGTCACCGCGCTGCTGGGGTTGGCCGCCACCGCGGCCGCGGCGGGCCGATCGGTCACCGCACGCCGGACGGCGCTCCCCCTGGCCGCGGCGGCGCTGGGCAGCTGGGCGCTGGGCGGGCACACCGCGCAGGGTTCCGAGGACATCACCGCGCCGGCGATGCTCGTGCACGTCCTCGCGGCCGGCGCGTGGGTGGGCGGTCTCGCCGCCGTCGTGCTGTTCCTGCGCGCCGGGGTGCTGGCCCACGCCCTGCCCCGGTTCTCCGCGCTCGCCCTCGGGTGCTGGATCGCGGTCGGCACGTCCGGGGTGATCGTGGCGGCCGTCCGCCTCGGCTCGTTCTCCTCGCTGCTCGGCTCGGGCTACGGCCGCGTGGTCCTGGCCAAGCTGGCGGCGTTGCTGGTGCTCGGCGGCTTCGGCCTGTGGCACCGCACCCGGCTCGCCGCCGCCGTCCGCGAGGGCGCCACGGGGACCCGCCGGGCCGTGCTCCGGCTGGCCGGTGTGGAGCTGCTGGTCATGGGGGCCACCATGGGACTGGCCGCCGGACTGTCCCGCACGCCGCCCCCGGCCGCCCACCTGACCGGCCACGACTCCGCCCACGGCACCCCCCGCATCGAGGGGATGCTCGGACACAAGATCCCCGTGGTCTCGGTGGAGAACGTCGCGATCCTGTGGCGCCCGGACGTGCTCGTCCTCACCCTCACCGCCCTGGCGCTGGTCGGGTACCTCCGCTCCGCCCGCCGCGCCGGCACCCTCCGCACCGCACCGACGGCCGCCGCCCTCGCCGCCGCCGTCGTACTGACCCTGGTCACCAGCAGCGGGGTGGCCACCTACAGCAGCGCCGTCTGGAGCATCACCGTCGGCGTGCTCACCGTGTCGGGCGTGCTCGTCCCGGTGCTGATCGCCCTGGCCCGCCCCGCCGGGTCGAGCTGTCCGCGCCTGCTCGCGCGGCCGGCCCCGGCCGTGCTGGCGGTCGCGGCCCTCGCCTGGTCCGCCGCCTGGCTGCTCACCCCGCTGGCCCGGCTGGCCACCTCGACCCCGCTGCTGTTCACCGTCGCCGTCCTGGGCGCGGTGCTGTGGGGATCGGCCTTCCTGATCCGGCTGGCCGGAGCGCCGGCCGGGCCGTCGACCCGGACGGCGGCCGGCCTCTGGTGGGGCGGGCAGGCGCTCATCGGGGTCGCCCTGCTGGTCGGCGGGGCGGCCGCGGCCCGGCCGTGGTTCGCCGAGCTCAACCTGGCCTGGATCTACCCGGGTGACGACGAACGCACCGCGGCCCTGCTGTGCCTGGGCATCCTGGCCGCCGCGCTGGTCCTGCGCCTGCTGACCACCCCCGCCGCCCCCCGGACCGGTGCACCGCCGGCCGAACCACGGAGGACGGCGACCGGGGTCGAGCCCACCCGGAATTCCTCGGGATCCTCACCCATCGTTCACCCGGTCGGGGCCGAATGA
- a CDS encoding serine hydrolase, with the protein MSGASGAPASSGPASSPSSSSSPSASPTTSPTTSPPAAPPAGGGNPGAVPGVPTDEQRVADAIAGVDALAQDVFDRSGLPGMAVAVVHGGETVFAQGYGVRRVGSPETVDADTVFQMASLSKPVGATVVAKEVGDGTVTWDTPVADHLPGFTLSDPTVTAQVTIADMYSHRSGLPNHAGDDLEDLGYDQQQILDRLRYLPLNPFRAVYNYTNYGLTAAGVAVADAAGTDWSTLSQRDVYGPLGMDDTSSDYATFAAAPNHAAGHVKVDGQYAAAWLRDPDGQSPAGGLSSTVNDFATWMTMVLAGGKTADGTQLIDGAALRAALTPTMRAADGSPVPQTIDARTGFYGHGFGVSSDASGRVRLSHSGAFGAGAGTSFLLIPNLDLGIVVLTNAAAEGSAEAIVNEFADAAELGAPQQDWYTLFHDALAGVTAPQGELVGQTPPADPAPAAANSTYVGTYQSDYFGPATVSEVDGGLVLTAGPRGDTFPLTHWDGSTFTLEPVGDRKADTPAGENVADGSISQVTFTPAGDTAGSVTVEAWDKEGLGTFTR; encoded by the coding sequence GTGTCGGGGGCGTCGGGGGCCCCGGCCTCGTCCGGGCCCGCCTCCTCCCCGTCGAGCTCGTCGTCCCCGTCCGCATCCCCGACCACATCCCCGACCACATCGCCGCCGGCCGCGCCACCCGCCGGTGGGGGGAACCCCGGGGCGGTCCCGGGTGTCCCCACCGATGAGCAGCGGGTCGCCGACGCCATCGCCGGGGTGGACGCGCTCGCCCAGGACGTCTTCGACCGGTCGGGTCTGCCCGGCATGGCGGTCGCCGTGGTCCACGGCGGGGAGACGGTCTTCGCCCAGGGCTACGGGGTGCGCCGTGTCGGCTCCCCCGAGACCGTCGACGCGGACACGGTCTTCCAGATGGCCTCGCTGTCCAAGCCGGTCGGCGCGACCGTCGTGGCCAAGGAGGTGGGGGACGGCACCGTCACCTGGGACACCCCCGTCGCCGACCACCTGCCCGGGTTCACGCTCTCCGACCCGACGGTGACGGCCCAGGTCACGATCGCCGACATGTACTCCCACCGGTCCGGTCTGCCCAACCACGCCGGGGACGACCTGGAGGACCTGGGCTACGACCAGCAGCAGATCCTCGACCGGCTGCGGTACCTGCCGCTCAACCCGTTCCGGGCCGTCTACAACTACACCAACTACGGACTGACCGCGGCGGGCGTCGCCGTGGCCGATGCCGCGGGAACCGACTGGTCGACCCTGTCGCAGCGCGACGTGTACGGCCCGCTCGGGATGGACGACACCAGCTCGGACTACGCCACCTTCGCCGCCGCGCCCAACCACGCCGCCGGGCACGTGAAGGTCGACGGGCAGTACGCCGCGGCCTGGCTGCGCGACCCGGACGGGCAGTCCCCGGCCGGTGGACTCAGCTCGACCGTGAACGACTTCGCCACCTGGATGACCATGGTGCTGGCCGGGGGGAAGACGGCCGACGGGACCCAGCTCATCGACGGGGCCGCCCTGCGCGCCGCGCTCACCCCGACGATGCGGGCGGCCGACGGCAGCCCCGTGCCGCAGACGATCGACGCCCGCACCGGCTTCTACGGGCACGGCTTCGGGGTCTCCAGCGATGCCTCCGGCCGGGTCCGGCTGAGCCACTCGGGGGCGTTCGGCGCCGGGGCCGGGACCTCGTTCCTGCTCATCCCCAACCTCGACCTGGGCATCGTCGTGCTGACCAACGCGGCCGCCGAGGGGTCGGCCGAGGCCATCGTCAACGAGTTCGCCGACGCCGCCGAACTCGGTGCACCGCAACAGGACTGGTACACCCTGTTCCACGACGCGCTGGCCGGGGTGACGGCGCCGCAGGGCGAACTGGTCGGGCAGACCCCGCCGGCCGACCCGGCGCCCGCCGCGGCGAACAGCACGTACGTCGGCACCTACCAGAGCGACTACTTCGGGCCCGCCACCGTCAGCGAGGTCGACGGCGGCCTGGTGCTGACGGCCGGACCCCGCGGGGACACCTTCCCGCTCACCCACTGGGACGGGTCCACCTTCACGCTCGAGCCGGTGGGCGACCGGAAGGCCGACACCCCGGCCGGCGAGAACGTGGCCGACGGCAGCATCTCGCAGGTCACCTTCACCCCGGCCGGGGACACCGCCGGTTCGGTGACCGTCGAGGCCTGGGACAAGGAGGGACTCGGCACCTTCACCCGGTGA